Below is a genomic region from Thunnus albacares chromosome 4, fThuAlb1.1, whole genome shotgun sequence.
CCATGTGACTTTCCAGAAACAGTGTATGAATTACTCAGGATAATCCCCTGACTATACTCTCAGCAGTTTTTGTAAAGAAAACTGCTCGCAGTAGCAATTTCTCAACAtcttttggatggattgctatgaaattttgtactGACATTCTGgtccacagaggatgaatcctgctgactttggtgatcccttgacaagcatgaggtttttttttttactgttgacatttttactttttagtgAATGTCTCAACAACTTGGCACtcttggtacagacattcacatGCACCTCACGAAGGTCCCTTAACTTTCCAGCTAGCATCATCATCAGGACAAATTTgaaatttgtccaatacttcaGGGGTTTATGATAATTTTTCTGCAAAAGTAATGACactcccatcaacctcagctttaatttgtgctaattagcaaatgttagcatgcacGTTAAATCCATGTGAAACAAAGAGAGTaaacatggtgaacattatacctgccgaacgtcagcatgttagcattgtcattgttagcatgctaacataagCATTTAGCTGAAGGCTTCACCTAaagtacagcttcacagagccaCTAACATGGCTGCAGACTGTTAAATTGTTTAATAATGTGAGCACCGCCAACTAATTCATCTCCATCTTAATGGGGTGGTGCCTGAAATCTTAAAAACCTGAGtgcacatgaaaaacacaatatgCATTGATACCTCTGGTgtaaagggattttttttttccagtttgagtGAACTAACCCTTTAAAGCCTTTCCTAAACAACCTACTGTACCAAGCCTTCATACTGACTGCATGTTTCATTGCTACATATGATTATCCTCTTATGTTAGTGACACAGTACAAGTAGTGTGGTTGAGTTTAAACAAACACCTCATgctactgtgtgtttttctgtgaaaaCTGGTTGTTAGCTTCATGCATGCAGATCTGTCTGCTTTGGCTGCGTCGCTCCACATTTCCCAACCGGTTATTTCTGCTGATGTTAGTGTCAGCTCCGAACCTGTTTACACAGACATTAGTGTCAATTACAGAAACAGAGAGGTTCCCTCCAGAGCGAGTTCACTCTCACACAGTCAGAACAGGACTCCCCAAGAGACCAGCATTCATAATATGCAGCTCCCACCACAAATAACACCTTCAACCCACAAGATGTCAGTTCACTCCTTTTCCCTCACACAGGTGGTTATgctttcatgtttctgtctgtctgatcgTCTGTACATGgttctgttttgtctgtcagtcTCCCAGCTTCTGTCTTGTTACCCTCAcaatgttttcttgtttcaaACCGCATTTGAAATTCGGTAACAGCATGACAAATTTTCTGACTGAAGGATAATTACACTCTGTACAAACCCCTCCTGACAAATCAAAGTTCCACCACCTGCATTATAAAGTCTCTCTACTCCATTTACCTACTCCAGCCTGCCGGGGGGGACATGGGTGAATGGAGGGGCAGTAGGTTTAAAGTCCTTCATCGGTGACAGCAGGGCTGACGACGGTGTTAAGGGCAACACCATTGTCAttcacagacacaaataaaGGCCACTCCACACAGACGAGCAGGCAGCAGGACAAAGACAGACGTCTGCCTGAGGGTCTGAAACTCAATCTGTAAACATACCTATTGTCTGTGAAATCTACCCTTAAGACAACACATAGTGTAGGATTTTTCTTCTGCGATGTTAAGAAAGTGCTCCTTTGATAATTTTTCAGGGTGTTCAAGGTGTTACCTGTTGATGGGGATTTATACTGGATATTCAGATTGCTACATATTTTCTGAggctgaaatgacaaaattcaaccttgaatttaaataattgtttgtattattttgcaATACATATTTCCTTTCTGCTGAATTAGGTTTTGTGTTACAAAGCctaggaaaaagagaaagaaaatgcaaaagacaatgaaaaatgaagtATTTCTTaattctttttctgttttgcaaatTAGATTAAGCCTGATTGAGTGTACTGTATTTAGTGTGCAGTCAGAAATAATTCTGTTGGCACATTTCTGTTGTGGTGGCTCAGTACTCCAACACTTTGGTTGACTCACAGCTTTGATTTTACTTTATCTGACAAACAGTGTAGAAATTGTGGCCCTTTTTATACACAGTCTCACAATTTTAGGGGACTGAACATAATTGGACAAGTTATCATGTTCATATTTGGTTCCCTTACAGTCAATGACAGTCTGAAGTCTATAAACTATGGACATCAGCAGACAATTAGTATTTTCCCTGGTGATGCTCTAGCAGGCCTGTTGTACTGCAGCCATAATTACTTCTTGCTTATTGTCAGGGCTTTTTGCCTTTAGCGTGGTCTTCAGCGAATGAAACACATTCTCAGTTGGACTGAGGTCAGCTGTCTGACTTGGCTCATCTTTTTCTTCCCCCTTAGGGGCTCCGTACATCTACAGCATTCCACTGTTTGGTCATAAAATTTCTTGGTTGCCTTTATGCAATATTTCTGTTGCATTGTCCTAAATTGGGTgaatatgtacaaaaaaatcCTACACTGTTCTCTCAGTATGGAtgtacagacaaaaacaaactacaaactttagttttgcatttttttagcCTATTAAATACTAATTATGTATAATTGACATGACAGCCCAACATACCATTCgcttttatgttgttttccCACCGTCCAGGCTGCCATTGGTTTCTATTAATTTCCATTAGAAATTAGATCAATTTGCAGAAACTTGAGCAAGTTTCTACAAGAAATACATAACTCATCACAGTGGACATTTCAtcactgttgtgtttctgttattgttgtgtGGCAACGCAATTGCAAGCAGAGACGCTTGGaagttttctttcttcatcttctttgaTGCTGCATCCAAGAAAACTTCCAAGAACCTGTGATTTCAGTCAGTGTAAAAACAGGCATCTTATTAAAGGAGTACACCGCTGAAAACCTGTGTTTTGATGGGGTAGGCACATGTTGGCTGAAATGTGGATCTGCCTTGActtaattatataattacatatcaTTCTCCCCTCAGTGAagtggagctgctgctgctggaccaGCGTGAAGTGTGGGCTGCAGAGGAGGGCTGGCTGGTCTTTGACCTTACCGCCACTAGTAACCTCTGGGTGGTCAACCCTGAGCAGAACCTTGGCCTGCACCTGGTCCTGGAGGACAGACATGGTCAGTCACTGCCATACATTAACTAGTAACAACAGTCTAAAGACTACAGCCTTTGTGTAGAGAAGTGATTTAATGTTACAAAGAACATCATCACATATTGAGTAAATCTGTGTAGTGGGTGCTTACAGAGTTCAAGTCATGATTGTGGTTGTTGTGGTCATATTAGGATGAAAAATTTATTGTTAAGTAGAAACTCAGATGTGTGTTATTGCCATATTCAGTGGTTGGTTGAGACTCATAAGTCTTGTTCCCCCTCCTGATCCCTGTCTCCCCCTGTAGGCCAGAGGAGGAGCCCCCAGCTGGCGGGACTGTTGACGGGCAGCGGACCCCAGGACAAGCAGCCCTTCATGGTTGCCTTCTTCAAAGCCAATGAGGTTCGCTTCCGCAGCATCCGATCTGCCCACGGCCATAAGGGACGCCAGTCTAACCGCTCCAGATCCCAGAAGACTGTACATGATGCACTAAAGGCAGTGGAGGCTGCAACAGGTGTCTGACCCCTTCAAATCACCATAGACACTAGTCATGGCCAATAATGACTTTTGACTCATTGGCATTTAATACTCACCAACttaacatttgcatgttttcaaTTTCAGATAATCTGGGCATCTCCAAAGAGGGATGTAAAAAGCATGAGCTGTATGTCAGTTTCAGAGATTTGGGATGGCAGGTATATTACAGAACCttatttaatttcacttcatCTAAGTTCAAAAGGTGACATTTAACTGAACCTTCGTCTGtggttttatctttatcagGACTGGATCATAGCACCAGAAGGCTATGCAGCGTACTACTGTGAGGGGGAGTGCGCCTTCCCTCTCAACTCCTACATGAATGCCACCAATCACGCTATTGTGCAAACTCTGGTAAGTCCCGAACAGTCCCTGATGACAGTCCCTTTTACTGCAGACTCCACTCTCTGTGACAGCTGATTTATGCTTCTTCTAACTGCAGGTGCACTTTATCAACCCGGAGACGGTGCCCAAGCCCTGCTGTGCCCCCACACAGCTCCATGGCATCTCAGTGCTCTACTTTGATGACAGCTCCAACGTAATCCTCAAGAAGTACCGCAACATGGTGGTCAGAGCCTGTGGCTGTCACTGACCGCtcgcccccctcccctcccatgAGTTCTGCAAATCCAGAGGGACACTTAAGAAAGGAGGACGCGAAGGGACCAGATACAAGAGATGACTGACTGCCTGTCACAGAATGAGCTTTAATCTGGGGATTGTATTTATGACCAGCAGCTGAACCGCCCACGCAGTATTAACCACTACCGCAAACCAATTAGAACTGGTCACAGAGGAAGGTTGAACAAAGGATTTTCTTATGTTTTCCTTTCCGTGTGACTTGGAAAGTTTGCACTAAAATGACCCAGAGCAGTTTcttcagaaacaaaacatttaagaaagtaaaaagtTACTCATATTTATCCCTGTTGGCAGAGATTATATAACACAAACTGTATCTGCATTTGAATTCTGTTGTGACCATCAGGTATGACGATATAAAATGTTGCCTGggtgaaaatgtgcatttgatAACAGACCTCACAGCTCATACAACTTTGGATCTCCATCTTCCTGTTAAACCACTGAATCTTGTCTTTCGGAACAGCTGGATAAACTTGAGTcctgataaagaaaaaaatctgtgttcTGTAACAAACTTAAGTGGTGTTGAACAGGTGTTCAGCAGGCCAGTTGGACCGGATCAGGAGTAAGACATCTGGCAGCgtgtctgtgtgctgctgaTGTAGAGGAGCTCTGTAAAGAATGACAGCCGAGACTGTTAATAACGGTGTGTGGGATTGAAAGGCCCGGCTTCTCCTGgtgcagacatacagtatatcatcgGGCTTGAGAAAGGCATACAGTCTGCAAGATGTCAGTAATTCATCTTCATGAGACAGACATCAGGTTTTGCACCATCACCCCCACTGCAGCTGCCTTCTGGCATCAGACCAGAGCTGCAGGAGGGCAAAGAGAGgctgtaattttattttgtcagaTTAAAGTAGTCGAATAAATTGAAACTATCAAAGAAGACGTAGGTGTGATGTTTTTACCTCATTTGACCTCAGTAATGTTCCTTACAGTGGCATTCACAACACCCTCTGCTagtcattttaatacattttgagaTTGAAAGTTCACTCTTGACCTCACCACAAGGATAATTTaatagctgttctggagctttcaatcatgtAACACGATCTTCCtcaacagaggagaaaaatggGAATTTGAACACGAACAATTGCAAAATGTTCAACTTTATGTATTTCTCCACTTCCTGAAGAACATTGAGTGATATACTGGAAAGCTctagaacagctactaaatggtCTTTATAGTATTCTGTCAACTagtaaattaatctttttttagtGATGAATAGTTTATGAAGATTtttgtaaaacttttaaaaaacttGCAGGAAATTTtacacaacatttttatttcacagaaaGCAAACTGTTTCACAAGTTAAAGACCTGATCTGTTTGTACAGCCACCTGTGTGCTCTGACTATGACATCAGATCGAGTCCCTGTGGTCCACATTTAAATTTTCTCACATTCAGCTGATTGTCAAAATGTGAAGCATGTATCACACTGTACACCATTCACAAATTGTGCCCTTAGAGTACTTAGAATAACACAAGCATCTCCACTTTTAATATTGggacaaacattttaaaaggggCATCAGTACAAAAAGCAAAGCTGCTATATGCTGTAACAACCAAGCAAATGAGGCATTCACACTGACATTCACCGAGAAGCTGAAAGCTTCCAGCATAGCATATTACAACACTGCCCAAACACAGATTTTTACCTTAAATAGAAAATAGAGGTAGAAGATTTAGAGCACTAAATCTTGCTGATACAATCAGAAAGAGAGTTGATTGTCAATGTGAATATTCATTTAAACTGAGGAATAATGAATTGCATTAATTTGGAATGAAATCTATCATGTGGGTTCATGAAGAACTCTTACATAATATTAGGCAGAAGAGAGATAAACTTTAAACGATATCATCAGCAGTGAAAGACCTGAGGGAGAAGCTTTCTGTGCTCTTCAAGGAATGTGGGCTGATTTTGTCAGAACTGCTTGCAATCATTTGAACGCTCACTTTAAACTCAACCAATATTCTTTGAGCCTACAAGATCTTTCTCAAGTTCATTGTCACTGGAGCAGCTCAAGGGTTTCTCTCTATGGCAACAAAGATTTACACCTAGGTTCCCCCAGTTTCTCACAAAACTGTACTGAAGAGCTTTTCAACATGTGAATTCTGTCATGACTTGCTCTTTGCTCAAGCTTactgaaaatgtaatgtttaactCAGATTCGATCCCTGACTTACCTTGATAAATACAGTGCTAATATAAGTTTACCTCTAGGGGATCCTGAGATCTTTCCTCTTTAGCTCTTTTTCCTCAGatacaaattcaaaacacaatcAAGCACTGAAAAAGGATTTAGGAGGTAGAGAGACAATAAATATAGGCTGAATATAGCAGAGCTTAAAAGAGACTGACTTGCTCCCCTCTTCACTATATGCAATTTGTGCCTGGACCTCGTAGCTCAGGGGCTGAATAGTGTCTCCTCCGGACTGCCTCTGCCTCCTTCTTCTGCCCCCTGGCTGGACTCTCTGGCCCTGGGGGAACCTGGGGGCTTGATGCCTTTAAAGACCCACACTCTCCCTCTGATTTCCTGGGTGAGGTTTCAGCCTCCGGGGTGGCTGACGGTGAAGGCTGGGGGGCTGAGACAGGGGTGAGAGCCAGGCAGACGTCCCCCACACTGAGCTGGCGGCACTGCAGGCCACAGAGACGGGCAGTTCTCTGAGGGCTGCAGGAGGACCAGCCCTGTCCACGCACAAAGAATGGATACTCCACATAGACGTCCACCAACtcctggaggagaagaagacacAGCAACAGTGCGATTAGAGAGAAATGCAGCTTGTACATTTACCCACTAGGGGGTGTTGTTGTTCCAGTTTGAAGAGATTACTTGTGCTGATTTATGGTGAGAAAAGTCTTTAATGATTTCATACCCTTTTTGAAACCACCCACACACCTAAGATAtagagagacctttagtttaAATGCAGTCTGGTACATATCAGCTTATTGCTTAAAGGATAATGATGCTGTCATTCTACTTATATtctgttattgtcaacaaatcagaTGAGAGGAGACCAAAACTAAAAATGTGTTAGTCCATACTACTTCcaactgaagatgtaaatctttagaCATGCGTCACAAATacatagtttcagttttttacAAGGCTAGGTTATCTGGTGAAATAGCCGGGTACTATATTTTTTGGTGAATGCAGCTCAAACAGGACactgcatttgttggggacaattttctattttcaggatcaatacacatttggtgctaCTATGTATGcggatcaattaattgttggttttgattaggactgcaactaacaattattttcatcattgattaatctgtgattattttcttcataaaTTGATCAATCGTTTTGTCagtgaaatacaaaaaataattgtgaCAAAGTGGCATTCACAATTTCTTGGTGACATCTTCAATTTGcaacttttgttttgtctgactgtaAGCTGTAACCAAAGAACATTTGGCACTCTTGCTTGAAAAATGAGTTTAAGAAATGTATTACATTTCTttcgatcaactaatcaattaatcaactaatcgttgcagtcttagttttggtcttttaatgggcTTTGTTAACAACAAGAACCACGACCAGCCCTATCCTTTCACATGTTATAGTCCAAGCTTGACTACAGGCcttttctcattaaaaatttGATGATGTTAGAATTTGTACTATATATCTTAACCCCA
It encodes:
- the LOC122981128 gene encoding bone morphogenetic protein 7-like, with the translated sequence MVTSALATLTTLLAWRCCVLATQVAFSNFSMDNEVRSSFIQRRLRSQERREMQREILSILGLPHRPRPHVHTKHNAAPMFMLDLYNTISTDAEPPGYSYYKPLLPTQASPMVTPQDSRFLDDADMVMSFVNLVDQDQDLLYQQHQREFRFDLSRIPEGEAVTAAEFRIYKDFIQERFENETFRVSVYQVLQEPPNGEVELLLLDQREVWAAEEGWLVFDLTATSNLWVVNPEQNLGLHLVLEDRHGQRRSPQLAGLLTGSGPQDKQPFMVAFFKANEVRFRSIRSAHGHKGRQSNRSRSQKTVHDALKAVEAATDNLGISKEGCKKHELYVSFRDLGWQDWIIAPEGYAAYYCEGECAFPLNSYMNATNHAIVQTLVHFINPETVPKPCCAPTQLHGISVLYFDDSSNVILKKYRNMVVRACGCH